Proteins from a genomic interval of Chanos chanos chromosome 3, fChaCha1.1, whole genome shotgun sequence:
- the bbln gene encoding bublin coiled-coil protein, with protein sequence MSGPNGDPNITIDDRIIDDEDEFSEEEYAAINTMLDEINSCLDDLEQRNDTLNGKLHELLESNRQARQEFRAQCNKGTEDQQQPPPPPPNADQSPTVE encoded by the exons ATGTCTGGACCAAATGGAGATCCCAACATCACTATCGATGATAGAATAATCGATGACGAAGACGAATTCAGTGAAGAAG AGTATGCAGCTATAAACACTATGCTGGATGAAATCAATTCCTGTTTGGATGACCTGGAGCAACGCAATGACACACTGAATGGCAAACTCCATGAGCTCCTGGAATCCAACCGTCAGGCTCGACAGGAGTTCAGGGCTCAGTGTAACAAAGGAACAGAAGACCAACAGCAGCCAccgccaccaccaccaaatGCAGATCAGTCACCTACTGTAGAATAA
- the ciz1a gene encoding cdkn1a interacting zinc finger protein 1a has product MFNPHHHQQQQQFHQHLRQLQQLFQQQPPPPPPPPPPPPQPPPTHHIPHHHQGARPIAVPAPAPPPPRIVNLCSATQTIIAPNPMLQGALLMQQMQGNMRSFAMGGQQFPQFFSAGSRSSLLGPVPLGVAIKTPHMGFPARHFNPHARYFNNDFQSRQPDRKRENEQRPTGGTEGQSGASSHRVDDSETITDVNSQSSGQETDEPAPKKQRTDGSEESLETEAALSSELFKSQSGDAEPGDCVVLEEGGSTAGPEAEEAVEQSRAAEAQNAQLPFKDTEQLIGENQVGPAGSENMAENKEASGTPATVQEGVTQAGGETSNKFYCYICNITCHNQQNFQSHMNGLAHQQKMMEIQHMSNACLVTLLPRVQESLQGARRDGEKRPGLQRWCATCQVHFTTNVMEHRRTKEHKLCSHTTSPYCTVCRQQFKTSREFVEHMQTPEHKQRLAEIQKESGIEGLDELNSIDERECLVGEEEAEGSEGQEKDDDEDGSHGEEGTHEVSLEDMTDDENFDPGKVYGSCFVVPVAGYLCQLCNQFYHFESSARYTHCKSLKHFQNLKQYRALRKQEDLVLAASTNQDSSDAADDHITVGVDPECDLTTQESASVVTQLPSMPSTNNSANTSSTLASASPKEPDSLQGSTSGCLLSPCQEPEEEQGDQDGTGPQAASHQLGQAGQDKEDEDPEEEEEGPANISEGKPSRGRGRTTGKRRSGRGTRRR; this is encoded by the exons ATGTTCAATCCGcaccatcaccaacaacagcagcaatTCCACCAACACCTGCGGCAGCTCCAGCAACTATTCCAGCAGCAGCCGCCTCCaccacccccgccccctccgCCACCACCGCAGCCTCCACCGACCCATCATATCCCGCATCACCACCAAGGAGCCCG GCCCATAGCAGTACCAGCCCCTGCACCACCTCCTCCCCGTATAGTTAATCTCTGCTCCGCCACACAGACCATTATTGCACCCAATCCTATGCTTCAAGGGGCTCTTCTGATGCAACAGATGCAAG GTAACATGCGCAGCTTTGCTATGGGTGGACAGCAGTTTCCACAGTTCTTTTCTGCTGGGTCGAGGTCCTCACTTCTAGGACCAGTTCCCCTAGGGGTTGCCATCAAAACCCCCCACATGGGATTTCCTGCACGACACTTCAATCCACATGCCCGCTATTTCAACAAT GACTTTCAGTCACGTCAGCCAGACAGGAAGCGGGAAAATGAGCAAAGACCCACGGGGGGCACAGAGGGCCAATCAGGAGCTAGTAGCCATAGAG TAGATGACTCTGAAACGATAACAGATGTGAACAGTCAGTCCTCAGGACAAGAAACAGATGAGCCAGCTCcgaagaaacagagaacagatgg GTCTGAGGAGTCTTTGGAGACAGAAGCAGCCTTGAGCTCTGAGCTCTTTAAAAGCCAGTCTGGTGATGCAGAACCTGGAG ACTGTGTAGTACTTGAAGAGGGAGGGAGTACCGCAGGGCCAGAGGCCGAAGAGGCTgtggagcagagcagagcagcagaG GCTCAGAACGCTCAGCTGCCATTCAAAGACACCGAGCAGCTGATTGGTGAGAACCAGGTAGGACCTGCAGGCTCGGAGAACATGGCTGAGAATAAAGAGGCTAGTGGGACTCCAGCTACTGTCCAGGAAGGAGTGACCCAGGCAGGAGGAGAAACCTCCAACAAGTTCTACTGCTACATCTGCAACATCACCTGCCACAACCAGCAG aATTTTCAGAGCCATATGAATGGCCTAGCCCACCAGCAGAAAATGATGGAGATCCAGCACATGAGTAACGCCTGTCTCGTCACGCTGCTACCACGAGTACAGGAGTCACTGCAAGGAGCACGCAGAGACGG agagaagagaccagGCCTCCAGCGCTGGTGTGCTACCTGCCAAGTTCATTTCACAACAAACGTCATGGAACACCGCAGGACCAAGGAGCACAAA CTGTGTAGCCACACGACCAGCCCTTACTGCACAGTCTGCAGGCAGCAGTTCAAAACCTCCAGAGAGTTTGTGgaacacatgcaaacaccaGAGCATAAACAAAGACTCGCCGAG atacagaaagagagtggCATAGAAGGCCTGGATGAGCTAAACTCTATTGACGAGAGAGAATGTTTAGTCGGAGAGGAAGAAGCTGAAGGTAGTGAAGGACAGGAGAAGGACGATGATGAAGATGGCTCCCACGGAGAG GAAGGAACACATGAGGTTTCTCTTGAGGACATGACAGACGACGAAAACTTTGATCCTGGCAAAGTGTATG GCTCTTGTTTTGTAGTTCCTGTGGCTGGTTACCTCTGTCAGCTGTGCAACCAGTTCTATCACTTTGAGTCGTCAGCACGGTACACCCACTGCAAATCCCTCAAGCACTTTCAGAACCTGAAG CAGTACAGAGCCTTGAGGAAACAGGAAGACCTGGTTTTAGCAGCATCCACAAATCAAGATAGCAGTGATGCTGCAGATGATCATATCACTGTGGGCGTCGACCCAGAATGTGACCTCACCACACAAGAAAGTGCCTCCGTAGTCACACAACTCCCTAGCATGCCCTCAACAAACAACTCAGCCAATACCAGCAGCACACTGGCTTCAGCAAGCCCCAAAGAACCAGACAGTCTTCAGGGAAGCACGAGTGGCTGCCTGCTCAGCCCCTGCCAGGAGCCTGAGGAAGAGCAGGGTGACCAGGATGGAACTGGCCCTCAGGCAGCGTCCCATCAGCTGGGCCAAGCTGGACAAGACAAGGAGGACGAAGAcccagaggaagaagaagagggtcCCGCTAACATCTCGGAAGGGAAACCCAGCAGGGGTCGTGGCCGAACCACAGGCAAGAGAAGATCTGGGAGAGGGACACGCAGACGCTGA
- the surf2 gene encoding surfeit locus protein 2 — protein MEDLPYDVKTFLQMHPFLELTDAKKIKCTLNGHEFPCNLTELQKFTSGKKYKRLSASAEFSYSQYEPHIVPSTKQPNHLFCKLTLRHINRVPHHVLRHVSGKRYQRALQRYEECVKNGVEFVPVKLKQKKKFQDDSMMTSENKREKNKKMDSEFWAPNSSEGEGSDSEDSLADLYPPTLFTLRTAEGEEEMKEKDEEEDEFQTDDEDMDVMEAGDQASQKRRKVQPGGFKKFKKNKKRQGFKRIGTVKNGK, from the exons ATGGAAGACCTACCGTATGACgtgaaaacatttcttcagATGCATCCTTTCCTGGAGCTTACTGACGCCAAAAAG ATCAAATGTACACTGAATGGACACGAATTTCCTTGTAACCTCACAGAACTCCAAAAATTCACATCGGGGAAGAAATACAAGAGATTAAGCGCCTCTGCAGAATTCTCCTATAGTCAGTATGAACCCCACATAGTGCCAAGTACAAAGCAGCC cAATCATCTTTTTTGCAAATTGACTCTCCGACACATCAATCGTGTTCCACACCATGTCTTGCGCCATGTCAGTGGCAAGCGGTATCAGCGAGCGCTACAGAGAT ATGAGGAGTGTGTGAAAAATGGTGTAGAGTTTGTTCCGGTCAAGctcaaacagaagaagaaattTCAGGATGACAGCATGATGACAAgtgagaacaaaagagagaagaataagaagATGGACTCTGAGTTTTGGGCACCAAATTCCAGTGAGGGAGAGGGCAGTGATTCAGAGGACAGCCTTGCAGACCTTTACCCAC CGACTTTGTTCACTTTGAGGACggcagagggagaagaggagatgaaagagaaagatgaggaagaagatgagTTTCAGACTGATGATGAGGACATGGATGTTATGGAAGCTGGTGATCAGGCATCGCAGAAACGCAGGAAG GTCCAGCCTGGTGGTTTTAAGAAAttcaagaaaaacaagaaaaggcaAGGCTTTAAGAGGATAGGTACAGTTAAGAATGGAAAATAA